The following are from one region of the Camelus dromedarius isolate mCamDro1 chromosome 16, mCamDro1.pat, whole genome shotgun sequence genome:
- the SPHK1 gene encoding sphingosine kinase 1 isoform X3 — MDAAVGPLNLLPRPCHVLVLLNPRGGKGKALPLFRSHVQPLLAQADVSFTLMLTERRNHARELVRAEELGRWDALVVMSGDGLMHEVVNGLMERPDWETAIRKPLCSLPAGSGNALAASLNHYAGYEQVTNEALLTNCTRLLCSRLLAPMDLLSLQTASGLRLFSVLSLAWGFIADVDVESEKFRCLGERRFTLGTFLRLATLRTYQGRLAYLPVETVVSKTFPSPDRVQQAQQGPVDTHLVPLEEPVPSHWTVAPEQDFVLVLALLHSHLGSEMFTAPMGRCAAGAMHLFYVRAGVSRAMLLRLFLAMEKGRHMECECPYLVYVPVVAFRLEPKDGKGVFAVDGESVVSEAVQGQVQPNCFWMVSGHMESPPSLGPQPPPSWKPQQRPALEEHP; from the exons ATGGACGCAG CGGTGGGCCCCCTGAACCTGCTCCCACGGCCCTGCCACGTGCTGGTGCTGTTGAACCCGCGAGGGGGCAAAGGCAAGGCCCTGCCACTGTTCCGGAGCCACGTGCAGCCCCTGCTGGCCCAGGCCGATGTCTCCTTCACGCTGATGCTCACTG AGCGGCGGAACCACGCCCGGGAGCTGGTGCGGGCGGAGGAGCTGGGCCGCTGGGACGCACTGGTGGTCATGTCTGGAGACGGGCTGATGCACGAG GTGGTGAACGGGCTCATGGAGCGGCCTGACTGGGAGACCGCCATCCGGAAGCCCCTGTGCAGCCTCCCAGCTGGCTCTGGCAATGCGCTGGCAGCGTCTTTGAACCATTATGCCGG CTACGAGCAGGTGACAAACGAAGCCCTCCTGACCAACTGCACACGGCTGCTGTGCAGCCGGCTGCTGGCGCCCATGGATCTGCTGTCCCTGCAGACGGCCTCGGGGCTGCGCCTCTTCTCCGTGCTCAGCCTGGCTTGGGGGTTTATTGCTGACGTGGATGTAGAGAGTGAGAAGTTCCGGTGCCTGGGTGAGAGGCGCTTCACTCTGGGCACCTTCCTGCGCCTGGCCACCCTGCGCACCTACCAGGGCCGCCTGGCCTACCTCCCTGTAGAAACAGTGGTCTCCAAGACGTTCCCCTCCCCTGATCGGGTCCAGCAGGCCCAGCAAGGCCCCGTGGACACCCACCTGGTGCCCCTGGAGGAGCCGGTGCCCTCTCACTGGACTGTGGCGCCGGAGCAGGACTTTGTGCTGGTGCTGGCGCTGCTGCACTCACACCTGGGCAGTGAGATGTTTACTGCACCCATGGGCCGCTGCGCGGCCGGCGCGATGCATCTGTTCTATGTGAGGGCAGGTGTGTCGCGGGCCATGCTGCTGCGCCTCTTCCTGGCCATGGAGAAAGGCAGGCACATGGAGTGTGAGTGTCCCTACTTGGTGTACGTGCCTGTGGTTGCCTTCCGCCTGGAGCCCAAGGATGGGAAGGGTGTGTTTGCTGTCGATGGGGAATCGGTGGTCAGCGAGGCTGTGCAGGGCCAGGTGCAACCAAACTGCTTCTGGATGGTCAGTGGCCACATGGAATCCCCACCCTCTCTGGGGCCACAGCCCCCACCCAGCTGGAAGCCCCAGCAAAGGCCAGCTCTGGAAGAGCACCCATAA
- the SPHK1 gene encoding sphingosine kinase 1 isoform X2, giving the protein MLGSPIRMGTPRPVYTAKLLSDPATAENDAGAPTAPAAGGEGEPYSQHRDARLGSTDKELNAGAAAAHSSATAPGIPRQAEPRVEVMDAAVGPLNLLPRPCHVLVLLNPRGGKGKALPLFRSHVQPLLAQADVSFTLMLTERRNHARELVRAEELGRWDALVVMSGDGLMHEVVNGLMERPDWETAIRKPLCSLPAGSGNALAASLNHYAGYEQVTNEALLTNCTRLLCSRLLAPMDLLSLQTASGLRLFSVLSLAWGFIADVDVESEKFRCLGERRFTLGTFLRLATLRTYQGRLAYLPVETVVSKTFPSPDRVQQAQQGPVDTHLVPLEEPVPSHWTVAPEQDFVLVLALLHSHLGSEMFTAPMGRCAAGAMHLFYVRAGVSRAMLLRLFLAMEKGRHMECECPYLVYVPVVAFRLEPKDGKGVFAVDGESVVSEAVQGQVQPNCFWMVSGHMESPPSLGPQPPPSWKPQQRPALEEHP; this is encoded by the exons ATGCTCGGCTCCCCAATCCGGATGGGGACCCCTAGGCCTGTGTACACCGCCAAGCTCCTCTCAG ATCCGGCAACCGCAGAGAATGACGCGGGTGCCCCCACAGCCCCGGCTGCCGGCGGAGAGGGCGAGCCCTACAGCCAGCACCGCGACGCCCGCCTGGGCAGCACCGATAAGGAGCTGAATGCAGGAGCCGCTGCCGCGCACAGCTCCGCGACAGCGCCGGGGATCCCCCGGCAGGCGGAGCCACGGGTCGAGGTCATGGACGCAG CGGTGGGCCCCCTGAACCTGCTCCCACGGCCCTGCCACGTGCTGGTGCTGTTGAACCCGCGAGGGGGCAAAGGCAAGGCCCTGCCACTGTTCCGGAGCCACGTGCAGCCCCTGCTGGCCCAGGCCGATGTCTCCTTCACGCTGATGCTCACTG AGCGGCGGAACCACGCCCGGGAGCTGGTGCGGGCGGAGGAGCTGGGCCGCTGGGACGCACTGGTGGTCATGTCTGGAGACGGGCTGATGCACGAG GTGGTGAACGGGCTCATGGAGCGGCCTGACTGGGAGACCGCCATCCGGAAGCCCCTGTGCAGCCTCCCAGCTGGCTCTGGCAATGCGCTGGCAGCGTCTTTGAACCATTATGCCGG CTACGAGCAGGTGACAAACGAAGCCCTCCTGACCAACTGCACACGGCTGCTGTGCAGCCGGCTGCTGGCGCCCATGGATCTGCTGTCCCTGCAGACGGCCTCGGGGCTGCGCCTCTTCTCCGTGCTCAGCCTGGCTTGGGGGTTTATTGCTGACGTGGATGTAGAGAGTGAGAAGTTCCGGTGCCTGGGTGAGAGGCGCTTCACTCTGGGCACCTTCCTGCGCCTGGCCACCCTGCGCACCTACCAGGGCCGCCTGGCCTACCTCCCTGTAGAAACAGTGGTCTCCAAGACGTTCCCCTCCCCTGATCGGGTCCAGCAGGCCCAGCAAGGCCCCGTGGACACCCACCTGGTGCCCCTGGAGGAGCCGGTGCCCTCTCACTGGACTGTGGCGCCGGAGCAGGACTTTGTGCTGGTGCTGGCGCTGCTGCACTCACACCTGGGCAGTGAGATGTTTACTGCACCCATGGGCCGCTGCGCGGCCGGCGCGATGCATCTGTTCTATGTGAGGGCAGGTGTGTCGCGGGCCATGCTGCTGCGCCTCTTCCTGGCCATGGAGAAAGGCAGGCACATGGAGTGTGAGTGTCCCTACTTGGTGTACGTGCCTGTGGTTGCCTTCCGCCTGGAGCCCAAGGATGGGAAGGGTGTGTTTGCTGTCGATGGGGAATCGGTGGTCAGCGAGGCTGTGCAGGGCCAGGTGCAACCAAACTGCTTCTGGATGGTCAGTGGCCACATGGAATCCCCACCCTCTCTGGGGCCACAGCCCCCACCCAGCTGGAAGCCCCAGCAAAGGCCAGCTCTGGAAGAGCACCCATAA
- the SPHK1 gene encoding sphingosine kinase 1 isoform X1: MPERAASRPGSKDLAGRPPLQEAVPDSTSAVSSPSDPATAENDAGAPTAPAAGGEGEPYSQHRDARLGSTDKELNAGAAAAHSSATAPGIPRQAEPRVEVMDAAVGPLNLLPRPCHVLVLLNPRGGKGKALPLFRSHVQPLLAQADVSFTLMLTERRNHARELVRAEELGRWDALVVMSGDGLMHEVVNGLMERPDWETAIRKPLCSLPAGSGNALAASLNHYAGYEQVTNEALLTNCTRLLCSRLLAPMDLLSLQTASGLRLFSVLSLAWGFIADVDVESEKFRCLGERRFTLGTFLRLATLRTYQGRLAYLPVETVVSKTFPSPDRVQQAQQGPVDTHLVPLEEPVPSHWTVAPEQDFVLVLALLHSHLGSEMFTAPMGRCAAGAMHLFYVRAGVSRAMLLRLFLAMEKGRHMECECPYLVYVPVVAFRLEPKDGKGVFAVDGESVVSEAVQGQVQPNCFWMVSGHMESPPSLGPQPPPSWKPQQRPALEEHP; encoded by the exons ATGCCGGAGCGCGCGGCTTCCCGCCCGGGGTCCAAGGATCTAGCGGGGCGCCCCCCACTTCAGGAGGCCGTCCCGGACTCCACCAGCGCTGTCTCCTCTCCCTCAGATCCGGCAACCGCAGAGAATGACGCGGGTGCCCCCACAGCCCCGGCTGCCGGCGGAGAGGGCGAGCCCTACAGCCAGCACCGCGACGCCCGCCTGGGCAGCACCGATAAGGAGCTGAATGCAGGAGCCGCTGCCGCGCACAGCTCCGCGACAGCGCCGGGGATCCCCCGGCAGGCGGAGCCACGGGTCGAGGTCATGGACGCAG CGGTGGGCCCCCTGAACCTGCTCCCACGGCCCTGCCACGTGCTGGTGCTGTTGAACCCGCGAGGGGGCAAAGGCAAGGCCCTGCCACTGTTCCGGAGCCACGTGCAGCCCCTGCTGGCCCAGGCCGATGTCTCCTTCACGCTGATGCTCACTG AGCGGCGGAACCACGCCCGGGAGCTGGTGCGGGCGGAGGAGCTGGGCCGCTGGGACGCACTGGTGGTCATGTCTGGAGACGGGCTGATGCACGAG GTGGTGAACGGGCTCATGGAGCGGCCTGACTGGGAGACCGCCATCCGGAAGCCCCTGTGCAGCCTCCCAGCTGGCTCTGGCAATGCGCTGGCAGCGTCTTTGAACCATTATGCCGG CTACGAGCAGGTGACAAACGAAGCCCTCCTGACCAACTGCACACGGCTGCTGTGCAGCCGGCTGCTGGCGCCCATGGATCTGCTGTCCCTGCAGACGGCCTCGGGGCTGCGCCTCTTCTCCGTGCTCAGCCTGGCTTGGGGGTTTATTGCTGACGTGGATGTAGAGAGTGAGAAGTTCCGGTGCCTGGGTGAGAGGCGCTTCACTCTGGGCACCTTCCTGCGCCTGGCCACCCTGCGCACCTACCAGGGCCGCCTGGCCTACCTCCCTGTAGAAACAGTGGTCTCCAAGACGTTCCCCTCCCCTGATCGGGTCCAGCAGGCCCAGCAAGGCCCCGTGGACACCCACCTGGTGCCCCTGGAGGAGCCGGTGCCCTCTCACTGGACTGTGGCGCCGGAGCAGGACTTTGTGCTGGTGCTGGCGCTGCTGCACTCACACCTGGGCAGTGAGATGTTTACTGCACCCATGGGCCGCTGCGCGGCCGGCGCGATGCATCTGTTCTATGTGAGGGCAGGTGTGTCGCGGGCCATGCTGCTGCGCCTCTTCCTGGCCATGGAGAAAGGCAGGCACATGGAGTGTGAGTGTCCCTACTTGGTGTACGTGCCTGTGGTTGCCTTCCGCCTGGAGCCCAAGGATGGGAAGGGTGTGTTTGCTGTCGATGGGGAATCGGTGGTCAGCGAGGCTGTGCAGGGCCAGGTGCAACCAAACTGCTTCTGGATGGTCAGTGGCCACATGGAATCCCCACCCTCTCTGGGGCCACAGCCCCCACCCAGCTGGAAGCCCCAGCAAAGGCCAGCTCTGGAAGAGCACCCATAA